The DNA region CGCAACATTGCTGATCGGTATCGGCACGCGCGAGGCTGCCGATTCGGTTCGTGTGCGCTGGCCCTCTGGAGCCATTCAGTTGATCGAGGAGATTCCGGCTGGCACCCTGCTCACGCTGTACGAGGACCCAGCCCAGAGCCCCGATGGCCTCGCCGTCGTCCGCACGGCCTACGCCGTGGCCGAGGCCACGCCCTGGCCGGCGCCACGTCGCACGCCCCGGCAGGCGCCCCAGCTCGTGACGAGCCTGGTGGCCGAAAGCCCGCCGGGTGCGCTGAACGTGTTCACCACCATGGCTACCTGGTGCGAGGCGTGCCGGAAGGAGCTGGCCCAGGTTCAGCTGCTGCGAGATCGCTTCGAGGAAGGAGAGCTGCGCCTGGTCGGGATTCCCGTCGATCGGGATGACAGTCGGGAGAAGCTGCAGCGCTGGCTTCGCCAGGAGCGGCCAGCCTACGAGCTTCAGCTCGAGGCCTCCTCCTCGGAGGTTGCTGAGTTCGAACGCTGGCTGATCGAAGCGCTGCACCGAGAAGGTCTGCCCGCGAGTGTGGTCACCGACCACCAGGGCCGGGTCCTGAGCACCCGATTCGGAGTGCCCACGGTCTCCGAGATCCTCGGCCTCCTCCCTCTGGAGCCAGCTCCCGCCGCGGGTGGCTGACCGATGGTCGGCACCGCACGACGAGCGTGGAGCAGGAGTTCGGGTTGAGCCTCGCCGAGTTGTTGGCCCTCACCTGGGCCGTTGGCGGCGGGATGCTTGCGCCCGGCCTGGCGCTGGTGCGCTGGCTCCGCCTGGGAAGCGGTCCCCTCGAACGTCTGGTGCTGGCCCTGGCCTTCGGGCGCATCCTGCTGGGGCTCGTCACACTGGCCGCGACGTCCGCGGGGGCAAGCGCTCTGTTGCTCGGCTGGGCTCCGTTCGCCGTGGCTCTGCTGGCTCTGGTCATCTGGCGGGTTCCCCTTGCGACGGGCCGTTCTGGTGACGGGTTCCGCGAACTCGGCTGGATGGCCCCGGCCCTCGGCCTCGGCTTCCTGGCGTCGGCGCTGCTGGTCCACGCCACGGTGGGTCACAGCGGGATCGTGGATGGCGCAGGACGACTGATCTTCTTCGGGCGGGACACGACCTTCGATCCCCTGAGCCACGTGGCGGCCACGCTTCAGCTCATCGACACCGGCCTGCCCATGAACCTGATGCACGTGGCCGGGACCGAGTTCACCAATAGCTATCTCCCTTTCGCGGAGCGCGCCGGAATCCGACTCCTCAGCGGTCTCTCCCTGTTGGACCTGACCTTCCGCTTCCTGCCACTCCTCGAAGTGTTCGGCCTCTCCGCGACCGCTGCGTTGCTGGTCCGGGCACTTGGCGGGAGCCGGATAGCCGCCACGGGAGCGGCAGTGCTCACCGTCTCGGGGAGTGGGGCCCCTTTCTTGCTGCGGGTCGTGGGGTGGATCTTCGGCTTCGAGCCCGCGGGCCTCGACAGCTGGACTTTCTTCGGCCCCTACGTTCTCCCCTTCAACTCCATCACCCCAGCCCTGCAGACAGCCTTTGCGGCCTCTCTGCTGTTGTTGCGCCTCCAGCCAGGGCAGACGCGGGTCCCGGCCGCCGCAGGGCTGATGGTGGCCGCTCTCTTCGAACTCAAGCTCTTCCTCTGGGCCACCGTGTTCGGGGCCCTGCTCGTTGTCACCCTCTTCGCGGCTCCGACCATCCTGCGCCGCGGCCTCCGGCTCACCGCTGGCTGGGCCAGCCTGCTGGTACTTCCCTCACTGGTCGAGAAGCTCTATTGGGCTTGGCGTCTCTCTGCCGACGGGGGCCGCCAGGGCTTCGGAGTCTGCCTCGGCTGCATCCCCCGCTACTTCGCAGAGGGGGCCCTGGGCCGGGATCTGTTGCCCTTCAGCAGCTTCGACCGCTTCCACAACACGGCGTTGCTCCACGAGCCAGGTCTGGCCGCAACCACCGTTGCGGCCGCGGTGGGAATGTTCGCAATCGCCCTGGGGGCTCGGCTCTTTGCACTTCCGGAGCTGTGGCGTCGGAGCAAGGCGACCGGGGCCAGCATCGAGGAAGGCACCCGGGTGGCCCTGCACCGCACGGTCGCCATCGCGGCGGGGTTCGGGTTTGCAGCCACCTGCATCCTGAAGAACTCCCCCCACCATCTCAACGTGACCCAGTTCACCTGGATCGCCAGCTTCGGACTCTGGCCCTTCGTGGCGCTGGTGCTAGGTCGCTGGGTCGTGGAACAGCGCTGGCTCGCCATCTCGCTGCTCCTGCTGCTGGCTCTGCTCTCCACCGGACGGGTACTGGGCCCGTTGGGTTACGGTGCGAAGGTCAAGACGGTCGTAGGCCAGGATGAGCGCGATCTTCTGGAGCGGCTGCGGGTACTCTCCCAGCCTGACGACGTGGTGCTCGAGCCTTCGATCCTGCTGCAACGGGACGTCCCCTCGCCGGTGACCTGGGTCTCCGGCCGCACCGTCTACCTGACGGGCCGGTCGTCGACCGCGGCGCTCACGCGGGAGGAGGCCCGTGCCCGGGTTTCCCGGATCGCGGCGGTCTACACCGGCTCGGATCGGAATGCCGCCCTGACCGCAATTGCCGAGAGCGGCGCAGAGTGGGTCTACGCGCCAGTTCGGGCCCCGTTGCCGTTTCCGGCAGGGGAGCCCCTGGAGGTGGCGCTCCAGAATGCAGCCGGCATCGTGTACCGCGTAGGACCGTAGCGATCTCCTCGAGCGCCGAAGCAGGTGGAACCCTCGCCCATGACCAACCCCCAAGGCTCCAGAGGACGAGATTGGTTGCTCCGAGCGGCCATTGGCCTCACGACCGTGGCTCTCGTGGCCGGCTGCGGTGGCTCCGGGCCGGAGCAGGCACGGGACCGGGCGCTCACCTACTTCTCGACCCAGGTCCACGAGATCGACCACGGCTGGTCGTCCGTCTTCGACTACCTGCACCGGCGCTTCGGACTCGAGCTCACCCTGGCGTCCGGCCGCACGCCCTACGGAGCCCAGAAGGAACTCGAGCGTCCGGAGCTCTTCGCGGTCTACCGGCGGCTCGTCGACCCCGCGGCCCGGGTGAGCAAACGACAGATCGCCGAGCTCCCCACGGCCATCGATCGGATGACTGCAAGCGCGCTGCACTGCGACCAGATTGCGCTTCCCGACGGCTGGGTCGACGTGCTGCGCACCGCGTCTGGCATGGGGGCCTACGCGCTGACTCATGCGGTGGTCGCGGCACGCTGGACGCTGGAGAACGGGTGCCTCTCCGAGATGGAGCTGATCCCACTCCACTTCGAGCAGGTCGAGCTGCTCGAAGCGCTGATCGAGGAACGCGAGGTCTTGAACTCGCGTCACCAGTTCGCCACCGATATCTGGATCGAGGCCATGGCCATGCTCTACTACCTGGGGGAGGGTGACCGCGTCCGCCCCGAATGGATCGAAGCATTGTTGGCGGCCCAGCGCGAGGATGGGGGCTGGCCAAATCACCCCCGAGCACCGACCTCCCACCCGCACCCGAGCGCGCTGGCACTCTGGGTCCTGCTCGGGGGACTCCACCCCGACGCCCCGGCGACCGCCTGGATTCCATCCGGCTGAGGTCGTCGCCGAGCGCGAGAGCCTGTCAGAGAGTTCCAGGACGGCCACGGATCTCTGGATCGAGGCCTTGGTGATGCTCTACTACCTTGGCGCCGGCGCGGAGGTCGAGGCCGCCTGGATCGATGCGCTGCTGGATGCGCAACGGGCAGATGGTGGATGGCCCACCAGAAAAAGCGAAGCGCGCTCGGATCCACATCCGAGCGCGCTTGCTCTTTGGGTCTTGCTTGAGAATCTGGAGCCCGAAGCGCCCCGGATTCGCTGGATTCCCTGACGGTGCCTAGCGGCGGCGTCCGGCAGCCACGAGGCCAGCCATGCCGACGACCAACAGGCCGAGCATGCCAGGCTCCGGGATCGCCAACACATTCAGGGTGAACGTGCCGGTGTAGCCGTCGGGCCCGATGGAGCGGCTCCAGTAGGAGTAGTTGTCTACGTCCTGGTCCATGACGTCCTGGAGGCCGAACAACACGGCAGCTTCCTCGCCGCCGGAAGCGCTCGAGCAGACGGTGCCCGAGCAGCCGTCGTTCGAAAGCGCAGTCAGGTTGAGATCGATGTTGACGCTGAAGGTCGCGTCACCGATTCCCCCGACGACGCCCAGGTCGCCGCGGCTCCCCGAGAACGCCTGGCTTTGGCTCGAGCCATTCGACGGGTTGCCCGAAAGGGCGCCCGGCGTGGCCGAGAAGTTGTAGTTGCTGCCATCCACGACCGTCGTGATCGAGGAAAGCGCTGCATTGCCGTTGTCCTGGTTCCCGACCGCGGACAGAGTCCCATCACCGTTCAACCCGTAAAGGCCGAGAACGCTCTGGGCCAGGTCGACGGTCCAGGTGTCCCCTGCGTTGTCCACATCGACCGTGAGGGTGATGTCGAAGTTCAGGTTGGCGAACGTACTCCGGTCGTTACTCTGACCAACGTCAGCACCGCCATCGTCAACCGCCGTAACGGCGTCGATGCCGAAGCTCGCCGACGTGGAGCCCACACCAGTGAGGACGGCGGAGGCTCCATTGGTCGTGGACCATGCCGACCCGAAGTCGTCGTACGTGCCGCTGCCATTCTGACTACACGCGCCGTTGATGTTGTTGCCGCAGACGCTGTTGTCAGAGCTGAGAACAACGCTGACGGTGGCCGCCTGGGCCTGCGCTCCGACCCACAATAGGGCCACAGCAACAATTGCGAGTTGCTTGATCACAAAATTCCCCTTTCCCAGAGAGCCCGAGTACCGGACGCTCCATTCTTCCCGTCGGTAAGCAGAGCAACTACCGTGCCAGTTCCGGGAAATGCGAAACCCCTTGTTTTTCAAGCGTTTTTTTAAACGTGAATGATCGAGGGGCCGATCGGACAGGAAATCAATTCCCGTGTAAGGAAAAAGTTTTCCTTGTGGCTTGGAACGGAGTCCGGCGATCCAGAATCGGATGGGCCGGCGGGTGGCCTCTTCTGGCCCACTGCGGCATCCCGTTGAGGGCTACGAAGTCTGGAGCCGGACCAGGACACGCTCCAGGCCCCGGGTGACCTGATGGAGATCGTCGAAGGGCTCGAAGGAGATGGATCGCGTGTCGAGTTCTTCGGCGAGGGTGTCCTTGGCGAAGACGACGTCGGCCGCCTCACTTGCGCACAGGTCGGAGACACGGCCGTTCCCGATGTGCACGACTGTCGCGCCGGGGTGGTGGCGGCGGAAGAGAGCGATCCGGCCGCGTTTGCATACGCCGGTTCCGCAACCGCAGCTCGCGTCCGGCGCTCCCGGCGCCAACCGCCATCGCCCCGCGTCGTACCAGAGGTGATTCGCGTCGTAGGCGAAGCGCACACCGTGAAGCTCCTGCAAGCGATCCAGATTGCGGTCGAAGCCGTCCGAGAGTACGCGGAACGGAACACCGCGCTCCTCGCACCAGGCCACGAGTTCATGGGCCCCGGGCATCGGCTCGACCGTCTTGAGGAAACGATCCAGCTTCTCCTCGGATAGCTCCAGGCCATCGAGGAGTTCCATGTTGTACTCCCACGCGCTCAGCTCACCACGCGAGAGTCGCTCCCAGAGCGCGGCCCGGCCTTCGCTCGCGTAGGTCTTCGCGAGGGTCGAGCCCACATCCTGCACGGCGAAGGTTCCGTCGTAGTCGCAGAACACACCCAGCGCAACTTCGCGAGAGAACCGCAGCAGGGAGGATTCGTGGCGACCGAGCCGAAGCGACGCGGCTCCTGGCGCTGCACCCGAGAGAACGGTCGGCTCGGTGGGGCCCCCGCGCTCTTCGAGCGTTGCGAGAGAACGCTCCGTTGCATGCTCCGTCGAATTCAAGGCGTAGACCCAGGTGGCCTCGGCGGCTCTTGCGACGGCGCCGCTGGGAGCCTCCTCGGCCACGAGGTCCGTCGCGCGGGCGGCACCCTGGGCACCCGCGGCGTCGATCTCCCTGGCCAGCGCCACGGTGCGGCGCACCCGTTCGAGATCGGCCTCGCCCAGCGCCGGCAGATCATCCGAGACGACGGTCATGCCGCCGGTCACGGCGATCGCACCTGCCAGGGCATCGACCTCGGCCTCGTCGAGTTCGGTGTCTTCCGTACGGGCCATCAGACAATCCGGATCGTTGATCCACAGCCGCCGATGCATCCAGGCGCGGGCCAGGATGCTGCGCAGGGCGCCCCCCGTATTGGGCGCGGCGTGTTCGATCCCCGGCCAGGCGTCGGACGGCGGCCCCCAATGGGGGGCCACATCCGGACCGATGCGCATGGCATCGACCACTCCGACCGCCGGGCCGAGAGGGCAACCGCAGCCCAACAGGAAGGCCTCGTCCCCAGCACCGCGGCGGATCGC from bacterium includes:
- a CDS encoding PEP-CTERM sorting domain-containing protein, which gives rise to MALLWVGAQAQAATVSVVLSSDNSVCGNNINGACSQNGSGTYDDFGSAWSTTNGASAVLTGVGSTSASFGIDAVTAVDDGGADVGQSNDRSTFANLNFDITLTVDVDNAGDTWTVDLAQSVLGLYGLNGDGTLSAVGNQDNGNAALSSITTVVDGSNYNFSATPGALSGNPSNGSSQSQAFSGSRGDLGVVGGIGDATFSVNIDLNLTALSNDGCSGTVCSSASGGEEAAVLFGLQDVMDQDVDNYSYWSRSIGPDGYTGTFTLNVLAIPEPGMLGLLVVGMAGLVAAGRRR
- a CDS encoding redoxin domain-containing protein, with translation MDFGQGVPVVGLGTPGRTFEDGVSFSGKERNHLFLNVGGTEFDDVGAISGLDDPADGRAFALLDFDRDGWLDLAVVNANTPLLQLFRNEIPAADMAPGAGAAIALRFVGSNTNAEPSPAASSRDGFGALVEVDLGSTTLLREHRAGEGFAAQNSATLLIGIGTREAADSVRVRWPSGAIQLIEEIPAGTLLTLYEDPAQSPDGLAVVRTAYAVAEATPWPAPRRTPRQAPQLVTSLVAESPPGALNVFTTMATWCEACRKELAQVQLLRDRFEEGELRLVGIPVDRDDSREKLQRWLRQERPAYELQLEASSSEVAEFERWLIEALHREGLPASVVTDHQGRVLSTRFGVPTVSEILGLLPLEPAPAAGG